A part of Armatimonadota bacterium genomic DNA contains:
- a CDS encoding phenylacetate--CoA ligase family protein — MLRNALMRGLFAVGSRLVRRQALRELDVLRWAEKADPLELRTRQEARLRALIRAAYDTVPYYRRVMDQAAVSPDDIRGIDDLPLLPVLLRRDIRAHLDALVSTRVSKRDLLRRASSGTAGAPVWFYRDRRTLPFERASLWHDLGWAGVTAADPTLFVRRLVDNQGVRKWTRWNWLVGSAFLPPELLYALAPGPVAEAVERAAPAVIYGYPSLLHLLARAILRSGRPLRTRPRCVLYDAEQMGEDTRDLVRQAIGAPIFSRYGAREFSAGVAKTCEHGRWHLNTEGFVVEVVSGEPGEPHGTPAAKGRLVITDLRNHAMPFVRYEIGDAGATGGQEKCPCGRTLPVLDGLEGRSWEWVVTASGLRIPITMIAPMVVGLHGDLLWEYQFRQDRPEVLEVAVVPVGAYGADRKEELARHLEAALGGGITVRVTPVEHIPREPSGKRPVMKSTLHQGR, encoded by the coding sequence GTGTTGCGCAACGCCCTGATGAGGGGTCTCTTCGCCGTGGGATCGCGCCTGGTCCGCCGCCAGGCGCTGCGCGAACTCGATGTGCTCAGATGGGCCGAGAAGGCGGACCCTCTGGAACTGCGCACGCGGCAGGAAGCGCGGCTACGCGCCCTGATCCGCGCGGCCTACGACACCGTGCCTTACTACCGCCGGGTCATGGACCAGGCAGCGGTGTCGCCCGACGACATCCGCGGCATTGACGATCTTCCTCTTCTGCCCGTGCTGCTGCGGCGCGACATCAGGGCGCACCTAGATGCACTGGTGTCGACGCGGGTGAGCAAGAGAGATCTACTGCGCCGGGCGTCATCGGGAACAGCGGGCGCGCCTGTGTGGTTCTACCGCGACAGGCGCACCCTGCCGTTCGAGCGGGCCAGCCTCTGGCATGACCTCGGATGGGCCGGCGTCACGGCCGCCGACCCCACTCTCTTTGTCAGACGCCTGGTGGACAACCAGGGAGTTCGCAAGTGGACGCGGTGGAACTGGTTGGTCGGGAGCGCTTTCCTCCCTCCGGAGCTGCTCTACGCGTTGGCACCGGGGCCAGTTGCGGAGGCGGTGGAGAGGGCGGCGCCCGCGGTGATCTACGGCTATCCCAGCCTGCTGCACCTGCTGGCCCGGGCGATCCTCCGTTCCGGCAGGCCGCTGCGAACGCGTCCCCGCTGCGTCCTCTACGATGCGGAGCAGATGGGCGAGGACACTCGCGACCTGGTTCGGCAGGCCATCGGCGCGCCGATCTTCTCCCGATACGGGGCGCGTGAGTTCTCGGCCGGGGTGGCGAAGACCTGCGAACATGGGCGGTGGCACCTGAACACCGAAGGGTTCGTTGTGGAAGTTGTGAGCGGAGAGCCGGGCGAACCGCACGGAACGCCGGCGGCAAAGGGTCGTCTGGTCATTACCGATCTGCGCAACCACGCCATGCCGTTTGTGCGGTACGAGATCGGGGACGCTGGCGCAACAGGGGGGCAGGAGAAGTGCCCGTGCGGGAGGACCCTACCGGTCTTGGACGGGCTGGAGGGCCGGAGTTGGGAGTGGGTAGTCACGGCCTCCGGACTCAGAATCCCGATAACGATGATAGCGCCCATGGTTGTGGGGCTGCACGGGGATCTCCTGTGGGAGTACCAGTTCCGGCAGGACCGTCCCGAGGTGCTGGAGGTCGCAGTTGTGCCTGTCGGCGCCTACGGCGCAGACCGCAAGGAGGAGCTGGCCCGGCACCTGGAGGCGGCCCTGGGGGGCGGGATCACAGTGCGCGTGACGCCGGTTGAGCACATTCCGCGTGAGCCATCGGGCAAGCGACCCGTGATGAAGAGCACTCTCCACCAGGGGAGGTAG